The DNA window tgttggcattgatcatgtacttgaagaaacaatcacgtaggccttgagggcggtcttgtcatctgtctcagcgcagcgagaatactcatggctgaaacgaccaacATATTCTtatagtgactcgtccggcttctggcaaacagtgtacaagtcatctgcagaatgcaagcgattggtctaaaagatgtgttgagagacaaacagtttcctcagttcctcaaatgagtctactgtcttaggtggaagacggcaataccaattTAAAGCTCCgacagagagggtggaggggaagagaagacatcactcttcgtcggtgtgcatccgatatgccatggtggactcaaagaggttaaggtgttcaattgggtcctcccttctagtatagagttgtagaccaagcttttgttttgtctttgcttgaagggggtgtcgaggatcctccttgtgaaagggccaggcctgggttggttctagtcaggtatctcggcctgacgttcagccttcaacttatttacttcttcatggagctgtaggacaagggggtcttgagtgaagtcatgtaccattgggattttctttcgtaagtctccatcgcctcttggaagtaggaaagtttgagcaagggcgcgtgatttttccttagactcgccgtactgacttctaaggcgagtctgtcggaatacctctgagtcccatgtaccttcatgttcctctaggacatgtcgttccttccctagattggtagCTGGCCTAGGTCgtaggaggggaccgagtctttcataaacccttgggtcattgatcttcgagcatatgtggaggggattctctcgatgttactttaggaagtctcggcaatcacgataaacggctttcgatccctccaacccttctgcaatgaggtgtcttcctccacttctcctgcttcgggtcaaaacagctgggttgagagaagtctcatgttgatcaatgttgtgatgattaactcgctcctcatcagggatacccatgtcgaaggaaggtgaccctctgtgttgggcggcacccagatgatggttgatgtccacaggggcaacaagctcgcgtgtttgagtacgcatagtttcatggagcgtctcaaagagcttctcatactgctcctgaaggacctcattcttcattgctatcttgttgttttgagcttctagctcatcgactttagcttaaagagcaaccctctttccttctttctttcgttttttcgcactaggtgcaagaggggtgtcattctgtgtgttgtggcttccttcgctccctatgttggagatggatgcctggtcaaaagagagtgtacgaatggtggaaatcagcttggcaaagctgaagagagtaggaataagtgttgttcccacagacggcgccaaatgttgatgcacaaaatcagtgaggactttggtacaacagaaagtgttaagtttgtgaccttcgctagattgcttcggtcactagtatggataagtatgtaaattgatagagatagggaagcaaacacaagatgtacgtggttcacccagattggctacgtgcacggagtagaggagttctcattaattgtcaagggtttacacaagtacttaggttcaagctctcctttagtgagtacaagtgaatgatttagtacaaatgacattaggaaatattatgagatAATGATCTCTAtctatagaagagagtttctagtttcattttgacattgacacgtgtcgtgttgtgattggcttatgatgttaacacgtgttgcgctatgattggcttctgatgtcgacacgggtcacgctgtgattggcctcctggttggaaggaaactcttctaggtccttgacggtataacgttgaccggtgctcagtagtttcgagattggtcaagtatggtacaaacatgtttcatactcaagtgggagaatgttagaACATGAGTATGAAACTGAATATTATGGTTAGTCGTAATGTTTCGATCGACATAGAAAAGTCTTGCTAGAAAACTTAAAACTATCCTAATTCTTGTAGGATTTAATATAGATTATCATAGTCCTTGTGAGACTGGAAGCCTATTTTGCTGATGCACTCATAATATATTTGGATTCATAGTTGGTATCCTATGGTGATTCTAATATGTGAATTATTAGGATTAATCTATTATAAATAGTGGTCATTGCTCTCACAAAACATACGCTCAATATTGAACTAAGACTTATTGTTGGTTTGAGTACTTTTGGTTTTGCAAGAGAGGAGAAGTGCATTGTTTAGAAGTTTGCTTTGGCTTCTTCTTCTACTGTTTTTACGAGTTAGTTTgtcattgtgtttatcaaatTATGATTTTAATACTTGTATAAATTTGTGATTCATGAGCTTAATCTCTTAACTTATATTTATGATAAGTTTAGTCTTACACCTAATTCTTCTACTTATGACCCTAGAAAACGACATAAATGCTAAGAATAACTTCAAATGCGTCATCCACATATAtcacattttaaaacatattatGTTAGAAATGGCAAGTAACTGATTGATAGGTACAAGAGTTATGTTCAACGTCCTAGCCTTGCTCATTCGAAGTTTTCTGTTTGGCAGACCCTCAAATTGTTTACATTTTAATCCGCGGTAATCAAGTTTGTCTGTTAGTCTTCCCGGATGCCAAAACGTGGGCATGAACCACCATCAATTTACTCGCACTTTTCAAGACGTAATACTTCTATTAAATGactaaagaaaaatatttgagaGAAAAAATTACATCTGGTCATCCTAATATTTGAATTTAATAGCATCTTTAAAGGGGATGTTAAATTCTAGGTGGAGATGTCAATATGCATATTGGACATAAAAAAAATCCTTCAAAGTTTCTAACGGAAGTGTTATTTGCTGGTTGAATTTGAAGCCTTTGTGATTAaaagtcaaatttgacatcaataAAAAGGCAacgtcaattttattttttgattcgTTTAATAGTAACTCCCTTATTCCACTAGCATTTCAGctaataaaaattttattttaataaattttcaaataaatacACTCTTTTAAAGCTCTatactaataaaaaaatgtatatttGACAATTTAATTGGAAAAACTCTaaatttgacataaagcatgtccaagaagatgtcaaatgtaaaacatcaaaatgatatttgatgacttttgtCACAATTTCACGTTTATATGCAATTTTTTGCTACACTCAATAAGTTAACTAAAAATGTccttctataattttttttcagtcCAAACAATGAAATATTTGAAAGATACAACATTTATTATGAATTGTATCACcccgataaaaaaaaaattaaatcaattgACATTAGTTGTCAAATTTGACGCCTGATGGCTTTTGGAGAGAGTTTCTTGCCATTTTATCCTATTTATTATTGttagatgaatttaaattttgaaatttgtgcATATCCACTATAGGAATCTCGAAATTCAAATTCATCTAACGATAATAAATAAGGTGGTAAGCACATACCGCACTAAAGgatggtgaaaaaaaaaatactcccAAAGctctaaaaattgaaattaccGCATCATCCATCAGTTATAATTTAACTTTTACAATTTACATTTTCATTGAAAATGCTAAGTCGATCGGACCCGATCAGATGGCAAAAGGTTGGCAACGCTTGGGCCTTGCCAGATTGATAAAGAGCCCACATTTCCCCAGTGAgcccaatgaaaaaaaaaattcaattaaatgtTTAAACCGCCGTTAGGGTTTTACTTCAACCCGCACCTCTCCATCTCCAGGTTTCAGACAGAAACACTGTGAGAGTGGCGATGGCGGCAAAAGCAAGAAACCCTAGAAAGACCCGAAACCCAGATCTGGTTCGTGGGGTGGGTAAGTTCTCGAGGTCCAAAATGTACCACAAGCGTGGTCTCTGGGCTATCAAGGCCAAAAACGGCGGCGTTTTCCCATGCCATGACCCGAAGCCGGCGGCCGAGACCGCACCCGAGAAGCCCCCGAAGTTCTACCCCGCTGACGACGTCAAGAAGCCACTCGTCAACAAACGCAAGCCCAAACCCACCAAGCTCAGGTTCCATTTTctcaaatttttcatttttttttaaattaaaaaaaaatagaaaaatgggtttaatttattggttaattttaattatttgatttggTTGATTGAATGCAGGGCTAGTATTACAGCAGGGACGGTGTTGATTATATTGGCTGGGAGGTTTAAGGGCAAGAGAGTTGTTTTTCTTAAGCAGCTTCCATCTGGGTTGCTTCTTGTTACTGGTGAGATTTTCTTTCGTTTTACATGAAACACTTCCTGTGGTGTTTATGTTTCGAGTTCTTTTCGGTTTTAGCTGAATAGTTGTATTCTTACTGTTATTTTTTGTTCTACTTTACAAGTAATGtcgtatttttttcattttctgaaTAACAAGTTTGATAAACTCACTCCGACCATTTGATACATTTGAATCCTTGAATGCCAGTCAATATAGGTTTCTAAATGCGTAATAACCTCGTACTGTTTAGGCCAAATGCCAACAACCTTGATTTGTAGCCAGCATCAGTCAAATTTGGTGCAGAAATGATGGTTCCCTTCGTTGTAAAATATTGCAAAACCACCCCCTGCTTATGCACTTGGGGGAATGCTCCTCTCCCATTGAACAGGATATTTTGTAGTGGGGTATGTTCAAATAGGGTAGTTTGTACTGTGAGTGATGTGGTGTTAGATTTGTTCTTCTGAAGCTGTATCACACAGCAAAATTGTTATTGGACGATGATTGATGCATGAAAGAGGAATATTTTGCGGGAAAGAGTATCAATTTGTGTAGTGTGATTCATGTAGACGTGTATTTCTCGAGAATGTGATCTCTGCACCTTGCATCATTCAATCGTGATTCTTCACGATTGAATGTGTATTTCTAGTTTTTGGCGCTTGCATGCTTCTTCACGAAACTTGTTAAGTTTCTTTCTAACATGAGTATTGATTTTATCCATTGCAGGGCCCTTTAAAATTAATGGTGTTCCCTTGAGACGTGTTAATCAATCTTATGTGATTGGCACTTCCACCAAGGTTGACATTTCTGGGGTGAATGTAGAAAAGTTTGATGACAAATATTTTGCAAAGGAagttgaaaagaagaagaagaagggcgaGGGAGAGTTTTTTGAGGCCGAGAAAGAGGTAAGATTTATTGTTTCTTCATTTACATAACAAATTCATGCTTCTCTTCCATTATTGCTATTGTCTTCATGGACTTTAAAGTAGTTCAATGTGGCAGTGCAATCGCGGTCTTCTAATTTTGCGTATTATATTTATCATGCAACGGAATACCCTGAGatgaaaggataagattatacAGATTGTCGACTTGTAAACTGTTGGAGAATAATGTTCACTGTGCCTGATTCCGTTGCAATATTGTATGTTGTCTCTTAAAATTTTTCCAAACAATAAATTGTAGGAAAAGAGTGTGCTCCCACAAGGAAGGAAAGATGAACAGAAGAGTGTGGATGCATCATTGATAAAGTCCATTGAGGCTGTCCCAGACTTGAAGACATACTTAGCGGCGAGGTTCTCGCTGAAGGCAGGCATGAAGCCTCATGAGCTTGTCTATTAGGCCATTATCTCATATACTACTTTTTAGGATCCTTTTGTGCTCTTGGACGTGTTTGTTTCAGATTATCGGCATACTCTGTATTTTCATTTTACCGGCATATCAAAGATGTTGTCTGGGTCATTTTGATTTTTCACTGGATCATTTGAAATCGGCAAATTTCTTCTACTTCTTTGCACACAAATAGGTATTATTCCGTAAAAGCAAATTTAATCCGCTTCAATCGTGAATAAATTATGATCGCAAAGTAACTATATACAGAGTTTCAGATGCCGGAATTGATCATAACAAATAAAGAATCGATGGACACAGGCTCTTTGGCAAACACACTAATTGGGCATGATTATACCATTTCAGGTCTGGGTCTCACAATGTTGTACACATCAATGTTAGTCAATTGATATGGTGTCATCTCTTTTGCAGGTTTCGGACCCGAGAGACGGGGTTTAAGAGGAAGGCAATTAACTTTTATTTTCACAAAATGAAGGATAAAAGGGGTTCAATCCTGATGATGATAAcaatataattaataataaacACCTGCCACTTTGTACTAcaatctaatgatatttttcttcacttgtaaataaaATATCTTATTTTAATATAGCTTAAAAACACTCGCCTTACTCTGCATCTTGGGCATGAAAGATTAACAGGGTTCATCCATATGGCCATAGACAATGTGTATCATGCCCCCAAACACTCGGAAACCTTTAAAAAGTTAGACAGATGTGATGGCCCTACTTAAATTAGGAAATTTGGTTAGTAGTTCACTTTTCGGGGGCTGGTTACAGTATTAGTACTTGGTACTATTACTGTATGATAGTCAGATATTTTATTGAATGTATTTTACACATATCTGCATTTAATAAAGGCGATCCATTTCCAGGGTTGATAAGCGGAttcttaggccatctctaaccgaatggTCTAGAGGGTCAGATGgctgaaaatagccctaaaatcgtctccaaccgagggttaggccagagggctcgagaatctgggagggccccacggaatttcaaagggccaaagggctggttGCTTTTAGCCAGCCAGCCAACCAGCCCTGGGctagctattttttttttatagttttctcattgctgtcggttataaccgacagtaatagttattcaggcaaatttttttttagttactattagtgtcggttaacCGACACTAacagtttgaattttttttaatataacagCTAGTAGCcattgtattaattttttttataggaatttaaacttctttttttccttttttttcccatTTCCCCCTTttgatatgaatcaaattttgtttcatattttttttcaattctattttacaaaatttgtttcaattttttttaattctatttttttctttctataacttctattttacaaaatttgattcatattttttttttcatataacttctattttttttcctataacttcctaggccatttatacaacattaaattaaattaagtaacatgaaacaacattaaaaaatatgaaacaacattaaataacattaaccaacatacaaattatacaacataaaaaaacatttaacaacatgaaacttaaacaacatttttaaaaacatttaacaacataaaacttaaaagccTACGTCATGTTGAGgtcacttagccgttggatttgaatttaaattgtagtttttaaataataaattatgtttggccctcggttggagacggttttttgtgacagggctaaaatgagccctctggccctttggcctttggttggagacggaggcaaatacggccctgtactgttcattaaaatattaatatcttgcgGAATCTTGGAGAGCcaaagggctaaaacgagccatctggccagccctcggttagagatgaccttaggccatctccaaccaaagggtccagagggccagagggctgaaaatagcccgaaaaccatctccaaccgagggctagggcAGAGGGTTCTAGAATTTGGGAGGTCCCCACAGAATCGGGGAGGGCTGGCCACTTctagccagccagccagccctgggctggccaattttttttttgaagtgttgGATTTCCTGTCGGTTAAAATCGACAGGACTAGTATAGAATATAATGAATTAAGGCTAATGACAACTGGgatatttattaattagtattagtgtcagttataaccgacacatatagtttgaaaaaatttgaaaacaacggctagctgactgctagccgttgtattcaaaaaattttttttaatttaaacctttttttacttctataaatatggtgaagctctttcaattcttcacttcatctgcaatatttccttcaatatatttttcaatatttccttcatttgcaatatttctttcaatttttcaataatttccttcaatattttttcaataatttaaataataaattatgtttgaccttatggccctttggccctcggttggagatagttttttgtgacagggctaaaacgagccctttggccctctggctctcagttggagacggaggcaaatatggccctccaagatattaatattttaatgaacagcaCATGGCCATATTTAcatccgtctccaaccgagggccagagggctcgttttagccctatcacaaaaaatcatctccaactgagggccaaagggtcatagggccaaacataatttattatttaaaaactacaacttaaatgttttttaaaatgttgtttaagtttcatgttgtataatttttatgttggttaatgttatttaatattgtttcatattgtttaatgttgtttcatgttacttaatttaatttaatgttgtataatggcttaggaagttataggaaaaaaatagaatttaaaaaaaaatttgaaacaaattatgtgaaataaaagttataggaaaaaaatggaatttaaaaaaaatatgaaacaaattttgtgaaatagaagttataggaaaaaatggaatttaaaaaaaaaagaaataaattttgtgaaatagaagttatatgaaaaattttgtaaataaaaaataataataaaactgtaaaaaaaaaaaaaacaaaaacacatgcaACGGCTACTAGtcgttgcatttgaattttttcttaagaaatcctgtcggttataattgACAGGAATACATGCTATTATTTagtataaattttatttttgtcggttataaccgacaataatacatttatattaaataatagCATGTATTTCTGTCGGTTCCTAcagaaataacaaaacattaaaaaaaaaatagccctctagccctctccgattccgtggggccctcccagattccaaagccctctggcctagctcTCGGTTTGAGACGGTTTTctggctattttcggccctctgaccctctggacccttcggttggagatggccttacgtTGCCAATTCGCGAGTCATTTTTAGCTTTGCTGACAGAAGTTGGTTTCTCTTAGACCAACTCCAACCATGACTTATAACCTAAAATTCCCcatttcccccccccccaaaacccactccaacccatgacctaaaataaacctaaaacctaaaacccaaATGGGGGCCAAATTCCGGTCACATTTTATGCCACAAAGTAAAATGGGCTCCACATTTCTGCTAAAGAAAAGCAACCCCACGTGGGGGTGTTCCCCCAGCTTTCAATGCAAAAAGTAGCTGTTGGCTATTTTATATCATAAGCCCAATGCAAAAAATAGCTGTTGGCTACTTTATATCATccaagttcaaattttttttttttagttttttatgtatatatattgaatCAAACGGcttagatcgaatataatcaaatctaacggtaaaaaatcCAATGGTACAAGACGAAAGATGCTACAGACAAGatttaacggtccaaatttaaatccaacggctaaaataattaaaaaaaattatttaacttaaaattcaaccaaaaactctataaatacctatgtatttgttcaaacatccacacaaaactcacctttctcctacaattcttccaatttttctttctaccatttcttatcatttccaaaattttcaagatggcaaaagagcatgttagatgtcgtaattggacctttgatgaagatattgctttatgtttAGCAAGGATTTCTGTTAGTGAAGATGGTACCGTCGACACCAATCAAAATAGAAAGGATTTGTGGGGTAAGATCGTtgataagttccatgaaaactcCAACGCTGGTCGAAGGGAAgttggtggtgtttatgatTGGTGGAAGATTATCAACAAAGCGTGCACTTTGTGGAAGGGAAACTTGGAGAAAGCCATGGTTGACATGCCTAGTGGAAGGGGCGCCTCAGAAATTGtgagtttctttgttgatattttacttgtcatgtacataatagtattttgcaactaattgtttttatgtatttgttgcaTAAGGTGACAAAGCAAGggcaatttacaagacaagaactacaccaaaaaattaagcttttaagttgcatcatgcttggaacatcctcaaggattgtccggGGTGAGGAACCGGTGCGAGTCAACAATGTGAAAGATTATTTCATAATGAAACCCTACCCCCAAATGATGTCAATGAAAGTGTGAATTTTGCCGACAATGAAGATATCGACCAAATGAGCCCAACTTCTTCTTTGCCAAGGCCCTCAGGtagagataagcaaaaggaagcaaagagaaaagagaagtcCCAAGATCCGATATGTGCACAATTTGCTAGCGAAATGGCAGCGTCGTCGGCAAGAAGAATCGGCCCAAATGTTTTTGGCCATGAAGCAAGAAGGGGATAGGGAGCAAGAAAGGTACGAAACTAATTTGATAATGGAGGACCTCGACAAATACACtccagagagaaagagatactTACGTGGTAAGCAAAAAGAAATTTTACGAAGGAATGCCAAAaggagtatatttcaagatgatgattcaTCTCAAGACTATCACCCAAGTCCACCACCAAGTCAAGATGATGGATATTAATTATCTTTtcgattgtattaagtttatttagtctatgagttttcgaatgtattaagtttatgagatttattaattgtcttttttttttttttttaagtttatgtggtttatcatgattttcatgtattgatttagtgatttttcaaaatttatcgaaatttaaatatttttaggttaaaatgttcataaaattagtttaggatagtctacataatttttttttcaaaaaaaagttattttttaaaaaaaaattagccttaattcattttttgataatctaaggctaaaattttaggccaaaagggttggagtagaaaaactgtttctgggctaaaacctaaattttctgggctaaatatttttgggttttaggtcagagttggagatggtcttaggggAGAGCTAATACTGATAGGCGGTAGCTTAGCAGCATAGGAAGTAATGACATTATTGTCTCTCAACAAAGGAAATTTTTTGAGAATCTGTCAAAGAGAACATGTGAATTGGTAATAGTATCAAAGCACCACAAACATACGAAAAAACATGGAAAACACCATATTCGATGGGGAACCATATGGCGTTGATATCTTCCGAATACAAAATATGTTCAACATTCATGTGTGGTTGAAGGCATTTAAGAAGTGACATCTAACCAAAGCAGCAGACTGTAGAAGTTTCCTCACCAGAAGAAGCTTGAGTATCAATGAGGGATCTTGTACAAGGAAGAACATCTTTGCTGTCATGATAATGACGAAACAGATAGAACACAAAGACCTAAGATCCATGACGTAAGTCGAAACCCAACATCTGAAGGATGTTCTTCTCTATGCTTCAGGAAGAAATGAAACTTTACTAAAGTATTCTTTATGAGATCAAATTTCCAGGAGAAAACTACAAaggaaacaaaaagtaataattACAAGAAGCTGCTTTGACCGCAAATCAGGTAACAATTTCCTTACCTTTAATAAGTCTTCTTTCAGTCCTCCGCTTTTTCAAAACCAGAACCAGCCATGGTATCATGCTTTCTTTCTACTGGAAGATCTCTGAGTACATATTTTAGTTGGTCAGACCAATTGAAATTGATTTAGCAATGCTAGTTCCAGCTCAGCGTTCAAAGTGGCCGAAGATCTATTGCAATAATATATTCATATACGACTAGAGAATAAGATTAATCAACTAAAAAGGTACTCCTAAAAACACATTCGGAGTCCACCAGAAGTCAGCTAAAATGTTTAACGTATTTAATCGAAAAGagtattcatacataaacatatcaatataataatatatcatGACAAACGATCAAGATTAAATCATGTATATTGCATTCCTCCTCCTTTTCATAAGTGCACAGTTTCTACTTCTTCAGTTTTTAtaagaaaaccaaaaaaacctTTTCCCCCTTCTTtctgaaaacaaaggaaaaatgaaatctttactcaagaaaaagaaattgtatAACAGCATGGATTagaaatccacaaggaaaacaGGAGCAGAGataaagctaaaacaaacaGACACCTATCGTAACAAATAAATAGTAAATGAAAACCGGTCTCTATGTAAATTGTAAGCACAGACGGACAACTATTTAAATTTCTACGATTTTTTGTTGTACAAAGGATTTACAAAGTTGAGAACACATAAAGAAACTTATA is part of the Malus domestica chromosome 12, GDT2T_hap1 genome and encodes:
- the LOC103449694 gene encoding large ribosomal subunit protein eL6-like; translation: MAAKARNPRKTRNPDLVRGVGKFSRSKMYHKRGLWAIKAKNGGVFPCHDPKPAAETAPEKPPKFYPADDVKKPLVNKRKPKPTKLRASITAGTVLIILAGRFKGKRVVFLKQLPSGLLLVTGPFKINGVPLRRVNQSYVIGTSTKVDISGVNVEKFDDKYFAKEVEKKKKKGEGEFFEAEKEEKSVLPQGRKDEQKSVDASLIKSIEAVPDLKTYLAARFSLKAGMKPHELVY